From a single Nitrospirota bacterium genomic region:
- a CDS encoding helix-turn-helix transcriptional regulator — protein MALGQQIQAWRVSRGLSVEALAAASHIQTYQLEEIEAEQIDPSASTLEALAAALKIPPAWLFSHPTSFRTLFEDPEEHENPIPTGPDPVTERILAGSRMDRSLYVLLTAIMQSGEPKLLRAAEVNLRSLVKQAKQATIPWQNRPSGHFEPPSD, from the coding sequence ATGGCACTCGGACAACAAATTCAAGCTTGGCGGGTCTCAAGAGGCCTCTCAGTAGAGGCTTTGGCAGCGGCATCCCATATCCAGACTTACCAATTAGAGGAAATTGAAGCAGAGCAAATTGATCCTTCCGCTTCAACCCTCGAAGCACTCGCGGCTGCCCTGAAAATTCCTCCGGCTTGGCTCTTTAGCCATCCGACTTCCTTTCGCACCTTGTTTGAGGATCCGGAAGAGCACGAGAATCCCATCCCCACAGGCCCCGATCCTGTCACAGAACGAATACTCGCGGGATCGCGCATGGATCGTTCGCTCTACGTCCTGCTGACGGCGATCATGCAAAGCGGCGAACCGAAATTGCTCCGTGCGGCGGAAGTGAATTTACGAAGCCTCGTCAAGCAAGCCAAACAGGCGACGATCCCCTGGCAGAACCGACCGTCTGGCCACTTCGAACCGCCGAGCGATTAG
- a CDS encoding class I SAM-dependent rRNA methyltransferase, with protein MTTHDDNPRGQVRLSRTRAVEEPGHLWIYAGYVEGVSGELVSGDVVDVISPNGRFYARGLYNPESKIRVRILTFEDEPITEQFWKARIAQAVRLRQKIVTGTNAYRLIYGEADRLPGLIVDRYDDVLVMQTLSSGMDSRKDLLADLLCQESGATRVYLRNDAKSRTLEGLSVERGFLRGGGATIVDIHEGPARFLVDIERGQKTGWFCDQRENRLVAAQFASGAEVLEVFAHTGAFGIHAALAGAKSVEGLDVSEEALALARNHAVLNKVDTRCVYRPADAFVEMRQLERAGRRYDLVLLDPPAFARSKQAVPRALAGYKDVNLLGMRLTKPEGFLVTSSCSHHVTEQELWTGIRLAARDAKRQVRLLEQRGQASDHPIFATMPETRYLKCFILQVL; from the coding sequence ATGACTACACATGATGATAATCCACGCGGGCAGGTTCGGCTCTCTCGCACACGTGCGGTCGAGGAGCCTGGGCATCTTTGGATCTATGCCGGTTATGTCGAGGGGGTCAGCGGTGAGCTGGTTTCAGGCGATGTGGTCGATGTCATCTCGCCGAATGGACGATTCTATGCCAGAGGCCTTTACAACCCAGAGTCCAAGATCCGCGTGCGGATCCTGACATTCGAAGACGAACCCATCACCGAACAGTTTTGGAAGGCGCGGATTGCACAGGCGGTCAGGTTGCGGCAGAAGATCGTCACCGGCACCAATGCCTATCGCCTCATCTATGGAGAGGCGGATCGGTTGCCTGGCTTGATTGTCGATCGCTATGACGATGTCTTAGTCATGCAGACCTTGTCCTCTGGTATGGACAGTCGGAAAGATCTACTCGCCGACCTCTTGTGCCAGGAGTCCGGAGCAACTCGGGTGTATCTGCGTAACGATGCCAAGAGCCGTACGTTGGAGGGATTGTCGGTGGAGCGAGGTTTCCTTCGAGGGGGTGGCGCCACGATCGTCGATATCCACGAGGGGCCGGCTCGATTTCTTGTCGACATCGAACGAGGGCAGAAAACCGGTTGGTTCTGCGATCAACGGGAAAACCGATTGGTGGCAGCGCAATTCGCGTCGGGTGCAGAGGTGCTGGAGGTATTTGCCCATACAGGAGCCTTTGGCATTCATGCCGCGCTCGCAGGAGCGAAGTCGGTCGAAGGATTGGATGTCAGCGAGGAGGCTCTGGCACTTGCGCGCAACCATGCGGTCTTGAACAAGGTGGATACTCGTTGTGTCTATCGACCGGCGGATGCGTTTGTGGAGATGCGACAGCTCGAACGGGCTGGGCGCCGGTACGACCTCGTGTTGCTCGATCCACCGGCCTTTGCTCGCAGTAAACAGGCCGTGCCTCGTGCCTTGGCAGGATACAAAGATGTCAATTTGCTTGGGATGCGGCTCACGAAGCCGGAAGGATTTCTGGTCACGAGTTCCTGCTCACACCATGTCACTGAACAGGAATTGTGGACGGGCATTCGTCTGGCTGCACGAGACGCGAAGAGGCAGGTCCGTCTGCTTGAACAGCGTGGGCAGGCGAGCGACCATCCCATTTTCGCTACGATGCCGGAGACGCGTTACTTGAAGTGTTTCATCCTGCAAGTACTCTGA
- a CDS encoding thiamine pyrophosphate-binding protein codes for MTRIPTIGSAVIDRLHQLGVRHIFGIPGDYVLSLYQLIEASPIRHVGTTREDSAGFAADAYARINGIGAVCVTYCVGGLNCVNAIACAYAERSPVVLLTGSPGLSERVRTPYMHHMVRDFSTQREVFEKITVAAVSLDDPATAEREMDRAFAALLRYRRPIYIEIPRDLVHTPLAHPLRPLCLDDEPSDAAALDEALAEVRAMLASAKRPAILAGAEIGRFGLQDELTRLVERLNVPIASTLLGKSVIREDHPLYVGVYGGLIARDEVQQYINESDCLLILGSILSDVEDLNADSPLLTEGRTIHATADRVAIKHHRYDAIRFQDFVRALVTNPLPSFSSRPLPAPPAVPQGILAPNAPVTLNGLFRHLDSLLDEKTLVIADVGESLFAAADLHVHRRFEFLSPAYYTSMGFAVPAAVGASFADPTLRPIVLVGDGAFQMTGTELSTAVRYGQTPIVIILNNRGYSTEREILEGPFNDVHEWHYDRICDMVGGGVGTRITTQGEFERELTAALADSRQLHVLNVLLNPADRSAGMIRLAHRLAKRLSTDRP; via the coding sequence ATGACACGAATACCGACCATCGGTTCCGCCGTGATTGATCGGCTTCATCAACTGGGAGTCCGTCATATCTTTGGAATCCCCGGTGATTATGTCCTGAGCCTCTACCAATTGATCGAAGCCTCACCGATCCGCCACGTCGGCACAACCCGCGAAGATAGCGCAGGCTTTGCAGCCGACGCCTATGCCCGTATCAATGGCATCGGAGCCGTCTGCGTCACCTATTGTGTCGGAGGGCTGAATTGCGTGAATGCGATCGCCTGCGCCTATGCTGAACGGTCGCCGGTCGTGTTACTCACCGGATCGCCCGGACTTTCAGAGCGAGTTCGCACACCCTACATGCACCACATGGTACGGGATTTCTCGACGCAACGGGAGGTGTTCGAGAAAATCACGGTGGCTGCGGTCTCATTGGATGATCCCGCAACCGCCGAACGAGAGATGGATCGAGCCTTTGCCGCCCTGTTGCGCTATCGCCGCCCCATCTATATCGAAATCCCTCGAGACCTCGTCCATACGCCTCTTGCACATCCCTTGCGGCCCCTCTGCCTCGACGACGAACCAAGCGATGCCGCCGCACTGGACGAAGCCCTCGCCGAAGTCCGTGCCATGTTGGCCTCGGCCAAGCGCCCTGCGATCTTGGCCGGCGCGGAAATCGGACGATTCGGCCTGCAAGACGAACTGACGCGTCTGGTTGAGCGGCTCAATGTCCCCATCGCCTCGACCCTGTTGGGAAAATCTGTCATTCGTGAAGACCACCCGCTCTACGTCGGTGTGTATGGCGGCCTGATCGCGCGTGACGAAGTCCAACAATACATCAATGAATCCGACTGCCTCCTGATCCTGGGATCGATCTTATCCGACGTTGAGGATCTCAATGCCGATTCGCCCTTGCTGACAGAAGGCCGCACGATTCATGCGACCGCCGACCGGGTGGCCATCAAACACCATCGCTACGATGCGATCCGGTTTCAAGACTTCGTGCGAGCCCTGGTCACCAATCCCCTTCCTTCGTTTTCTTCACGCCCCCTGCCCGCACCCCCAGCCGTGCCACAAGGCATCCTTGCACCGAACGCTCCTGTAACCTTGAACGGCCTCTTTCGCCACCTCGATAGTCTGCTGGATGAAAAGACCCTCGTGATCGCTGACGTCGGGGAATCGCTCTTTGCTGCAGCCGATCTCCATGTCCATCGACGATTTGAGTTTCTCTCTCCCGCCTATTACACCTCAATGGGATTTGCCGTTCCGGCAGCCGTCGGCGCGTCGTTTGCCGATCCCACGCTCCGACCGATCGTGCTAGTGGGAGACGGCGCATTTCAAATGACCGGAACAGAGCTCTCGACCGCCGTACGATATGGTCAAACGCCGATCGTTATTATTCTGAACAATCGAGGCTACTCCACTGAACGGGAAATTCTCGAAGGCCCCTTTAACGATGTCCACGAATGGCACTACGATCGAATCTGCGACATGGTCGGAGGCGGAGTCGGCACGAGGATCACAACCCAAGGGGAATTTGAGCGAGAGCTCACCGCCGCCTTAGCAGATTCCCGCCAACTGCACGTCCTGAATGTGCTGCTCAATCCAGCCGATCGCTCAGCAGGCATGATCAGACTGGCCCATCGCCTTGCCAAACGACTTTCCACCGATCGCCCATAG
- a CDS encoding glycosyl transferase, protein MSDFYQNGVVTVLHRLGQPNVDQLERELARYGRVNPIALVLPSLYAELGRPALKAIVETLKTVSYLNEIVISLDRASALEFRLAKQFFSELPQRVRLIWNDGERIQAILKLLVDHNLDIGLQGKGRGCWTAFGYILARNQSQVIALHDCDITSYNREYLARLCYPIANPNLGYEFCKGYYSRVTDRLHGRVTRLFFTPMIRSLQQLVGPHALLTFLDSFRYPLAGEFAMVRDLAWTNRIPGDWGLEIGVLSEVYRNCALRRICQADIADAYDHKHQELSNHDPDAGLLKMCVDITKSLFRNLASEGVILSDGVLKTLRATYLQAAQEAISRYENDAAINSLTFDRHQERTAVEVFLKGIKLATEGFLDDPLGVPMISNWSRVTHAVPDIFDRLVEAVEADHAWDPTSEPVATPS, encoded by the coding sequence ATGTCTGACTTCTACCAAAACGGTGTCGTCACGGTGCTGCACCGCCTCGGACAACCGAACGTCGATCAACTCGAACGGGAGTTAGCGCGGTATGGGCGCGTCAACCCCATCGCCTTAGTTCTCCCATCCCTCTATGCAGAATTGGGGCGCCCCGCATTGAAAGCCATTGTGGAGACCCTCAAAACGGTGTCGTATCTGAACGAAATCGTCATCTCGTTAGATCGCGCCTCAGCCTTGGAGTTTCGCCTGGCCAAACAATTCTTTTCCGAACTCCCTCAACGGGTACGTCTCATCTGGAATGACGGCGAGCGCATCCAAGCCATCCTCAAGCTCTTAGTCGATCACAACCTCGATATCGGCCTGCAGGGCAAAGGTCGAGGCTGCTGGACAGCCTTCGGCTACATATTGGCCCGAAACCAAAGTCAGGTCATCGCCCTGCACGACTGCGATATCACCAGCTACAACCGGGAATATCTCGCGCGCCTCTGCTACCCCATCGCCAATCCGAACCTCGGCTATGAATTCTGCAAAGGCTACTACAGCCGCGTCACCGATCGGCTGCATGGGCGAGTCACACGCTTATTCTTCACCCCCATGATCAGAAGCCTGCAACAGCTCGTAGGGCCCCACGCCCTCCTCACCTTTCTCGACAGCTTTCGCTACCCGCTGGCCGGTGAGTTCGCCATGGTGCGGGACCTGGCCTGGACGAATAGAATTCCAGGAGACTGGGGTCTCGAAATCGGTGTTCTTTCAGAGGTCTATCGGAACTGTGCTTTGCGCCGCATTTGCCAAGCTGATATTGCGGATGCCTATGACCATAAACACCAAGAGCTCTCGAATCACGACCCCGATGCCGGCCTCCTCAAGATGTGCGTCGATATCACGAAATCGCTCTTTAGAAACCTCGCGAGCGAAGGCGTGATCTTATCCGACGGGGTTCTCAAAACCTTGCGGGCAACCTATTTGCAAGCGGCCCAGGAAGCGATTAGTCGCTACGAAAACGATGCGGCTATCAACAGCCTCACGTTCGACCGGCACCAGGAGCGGACGGCCGTCGAGGTGTTCTTGAAAGGCATAAAGCTGGCCACGGAGGGTTTTCTCGACGATCCGCTGGGCGTTCCCATGATTTCAAACTGGAGCCGCGTGACCCATGCTGTACCAGACATTTTCGATCGCCTGGTCGAGGCCGTCGAAGCGGATCATGCCTGGGATCCCACATCTGAACCGGTAGCCACGCCGTCATGA
- a CDS encoding glycosyltransferase — MNTELTPLTAPTEARIHDIGSAEILVGIPSYNNADTVGHVVRAVSVGLAKHFPGRRAVLVNSDGGSSDDTTAIVTRTAVDFQHLFIGEQQSILHRIITPYHGIPGKGSAFRTIFEIARRLKARACAVVDADLRSISPEWIELLLRPIMEEGYDYVAPYYLRHKYDGTITNSIAYPLTRALYGQRIRQPIGGEFGFSGALAAHYLDQHVWESEVARFGIDIWMTTEAIASGARVCQSFLGAKIHNPKDPAADLSAMLMQVVGALFAAMERHEGLWSQQEGSQPVPLFGFPYEVGVEPVHVNVERMVSHYRQGLTDLEPIWRQILANDTFTQLRDLQGASSTDCRITDELWVQVVYDAAIAYHKQVMPREHLLKALTPLYLGRTASFVHATQGLTSTEAEQKIEALCQTFERMKPYLVERWQPLALQPAVPALLHHTTTDAGGDHE; from the coding sequence ATGAACACCGAACTCACACCACTTACGGCACCGACGGAAGCTCGCATTCACGATATTGGCTCGGCAGAGATTCTCGTCGGGATTCCGAGCTACAACAACGCGGACACGGTCGGCCACGTCGTGCGGGCCGTGAGCGTGGGGCTCGCCAAACACTTCCCTGGCCGCCGGGCCGTCCTGGTCAATTCAGACGGGGGCTCTTCGGATGACACGACAGCCATCGTCACCCGCACCGCCGTCGACTTCCAACATCTGTTCATCGGCGAGCAGCAAAGCATCCTGCATCGGATCATTACTCCCTACCATGGCATTCCCGGAAAAGGCAGTGCCTTCCGAACGATCTTCGAGATTGCACGGCGATTGAAGGCCAGGGCCTGCGCGGTGGTCGACGCAGATCTCCGCAGCATTTCACCGGAATGGATCGAACTGTTACTCCGCCCGATCATGGAAGAGGGATACGACTATGTCGCCCCCTACTATCTGCGCCACAAATATGACGGCACGATTACAAATAGTATCGCCTACCCGCTCACCAGAGCTCTCTACGGGCAACGAATCCGCCAGCCTATCGGCGGGGAGTTCGGCTTTTCCGGTGCACTCGCGGCCCATTACCTCGACCAACATGTCTGGGAATCGGAGGTGGCGCGGTTCGGCATCGATATCTGGATGACGACTGAGGCCATTGCCAGCGGTGCACGGGTCTGCCAAAGCTTCCTCGGCGCAAAAATCCATAATCCGAAGGATCCTGCTGCCGACCTGTCTGCCATGTTAATGCAAGTAGTGGGAGCACTCTTTGCCGCAATGGAACGGCATGAAGGCCTGTGGTCACAGCAGGAGGGATCGCAGCCGGTTCCACTCTTTGGGTTCCCCTACGAGGTCGGAGTCGAACCGGTCCATGTCAATGTAGAGCGGATGGTGTCGCACTATCGACAGGGCCTCACCGATCTTGAACCCATCTGGCGGCAAATCCTGGCAAACGACACATTCACGCAGTTGCGCGACCTCCAGGGAGCATCCAGCACCGACTGTCGAATCACCGATGAGTTGTGGGTCCAGGTCGTCTACGATGCGGCCATCGCCTATCACAAGCAAGTCATGCCGCGCGAGCACCTCCTAAAAGCCCTCACCCCCCTGTACTTAGGTCGAACCGCTTCGTTCGTCCATGCCACCCAAGGCCTGACGTCTACGGAGGCAGAACAGAAGATCGAAGCCTTGTGCCAGACGTTCGAACGTATGAAACCCTATCTGGTTGAGCGTTGGCAACCGCTGGCACTACAACCCGCAGTGCCGGCGCTGTTGCACCACACGACGACCGACGCAGGAGGTGATCATGAATGA
- a CDS encoding HAD-IIB family hydrolase has translation MPNLIVFTDLDGSLLDGTTYSYETAIPALRALREHDIPLVLVSSKTRAEMEPLRQRLGHHDPFIVENGGAVFVPHGLFDFPLERMRTRSPYQVIELGLPYHMLRDVLKQIEDAIETPLQGFGDLSIEAIMQATGLPYADAVLAKQREYDEPYLLQGPQTLIEEVCRQIVTRGLRWTKGGRLFHLMGENDKGAAASVLLRCYQRQQRLNGETDRIETIGIGDSINDAPLLAMVDYPILVQKPDGSYDPDIHLSRMIRAPGIGPVGWNEAVLDILAQVT, from the coding sequence ATGCCCAATTTGATCGTCTTTACAGACTTGGATGGTTCGCTCCTCGATGGCACAACCTACTCCTACGAGACGGCCATACCAGCCCTCAGGGCGCTCCGTGAGCACGACATCCCACTTGTACTGGTGTCGAGTAAAACGCGCGCGGAAATGGAGCCGCTTCGCCAACGGCTCGGCCATCATGATCCCTTCATTGTCGAAAACGGCGGCGCTGTGTTTGTGCCACATGGCCTCTTCGATTTTCCCTTGGAACGGATGCGAACCAGATCTCCATACCAAGTCATCGAGTTGGGCCTTCCGTATCACATGCTGCGGGATGTCCTGAAGCAAATCGAAGATGCGATTGAAACGCCGCTACAAGGCTTTGGCGACCTGTCGATAGAAGCCATTATGCAGGCGACCGGGCTCCCCTATGCCGACGCCGTCCTCGCCAAACAGCGGGAATACGACGAGCCCTACCTCCTACAAGGCCCGCAGACCCTCATCGAAGAAGTCTGCCGGCAAATTGTGACCAGGGGACTTCGATGGACAAAGGGGGGGCGGCTCTTTCATCTGATGGGAGAGAACGATAAGGGAGCGGCTGCGTCCGTGCTCCTTCGCTGCTACCAGCGCCAACAACGATTGAACGGAGAGACGGACCGGATTGAAACGATCGGGATCGGGGACAGCATCAACGATGCTCCCCTGCTCGCCATGGTGGATTACCCGATTCTTGTCCAAAAACCAGACGGATCCTATGACCCTGACATACACCTGTCTAGGATGATCCGCGCGCCCGGCATCGGGCCGGTAGGATGGAATGAAGCGGTCCTCGATATCTTGGCTCA